From the Pseudodesulfovibrio indicus genome, the window CGGACTGATGGTCATCGGAGGGCTGGCCGCCCTGTTTATCGCGGCCTGCATCCTCCTGGTGCTGATCGTGGACCCCAACGAATACAAGGCGGAGATATCCAAGGCCGTCAAGGAGCAGACCGGCCGCGAGCTGAAGTTCGAAGGCGACATCTCCTTCAACTTCTTCCCGTGGCTCGGCCTTGAGGTCGGCCCCATGGCGCTGGGCAACGCACCCGGCTTCGCACCCGACGAGATGGTCCGCATCAACCGGGCCGAGGCGTCCATCCGGCTGCTCCCCCTGCTCTCGGGCGACGTGGCCGTGGGCGTGGTCGTCCTGGACGGCCTGACCCTGAACCTGGCCAAGAACAAGCAGGGCGTGACCAACTGGGACGACCTGACCAAGTCCGACGGCTCCGGCGACAAGGCAGCCGAGGAAAAGCCCGCCGTCGAATCCGAAGCAAAGGGCGGCCAGCCCGAATCCCTTTCCGTGGAGGGCGTTGAGATCGTCAACGCCAACATCGTCTACGACGACATGCAGGCGGGCAAGAAGACCTCGGTCACGGACCTGAGCCTGGTGGTCGGGGCCGTGGGCGACAAGGTCCGCTTCCCCTTCGAGCTGAAGTTCCGGCTCAAGCTGGATGACCCGAAGATCGACACCAATCCGGTCCTCGCCGGGCTGGCCAGCTTCGACCAGGCCGCCGGGACCATCCAGGTGGACGAGTTAAAGTTCTCCCTGCTGAACCTCGAGCTGACCGGTCTGCTCTTCGCCAAGTCAAAGGACGGCGCGCTCTCCTATTCCGCCGAGCTGAAGCTGGCCAAGGCCTCGGTCCGCCAGTTGATGAAGGAGCTCGGCATGGAAGCGCCCGCCACCGCCGATCCCAAGGTCCTGGAAGCGCTCAGCGCGGACCTCAAGGTCAACGGCAGCGACACGGCCGTTTCCCTGGAAAACCTCACCGTGAAGCTCGACGACACCACCCTGACCGCCGAGGGATCGGTGAAGAACTTCGACAAGCCCGCCCTGTCGCTCACCGCCAACGTGGACGCCATCGACGCGGACCGCTACCTGCCGCCCAAGTCCGCCAAGTCCGAAAACGAGGCCGGACAGGAAACGGCCCCGGCCGCCAAGGAGGAACCCGCGCAGGAGCCCGACCTGGCCGCGCTGCGCGACCTGGACCTCAAGGCCAAGCTCACCGTGGGCAAGCTCAAGGTCATGAACCTGACCATCACCGAAATCCTGGCCCAGCTCACGGCCCGCAACGGCGTGCTCACGGCCAAGCCCCTGTCCCTCAAGCTCTATGACGGCGGCTTCAACGGCCAGGGCGTGCTGAACGTCACAGGCCCGGTCGCCGCCTGGGCCAAGTCGGGCGCGCTGACCGACGTCCAGGCCCAGGGACTGATCACCGACCTCATGGGCAAGGACATGCTCCACGGCACGACCAACGCCAAGTACGACCTCAAGGGAACCGGCCTGACCCCGGACAACATCAAGAAGTCCATCTCCGGCACCGCGTCCTTCGCCTTCACCGACGGCGCAGTCATGGGCGTCAACGTGGCCAAGATGCTGCGCGACGGCTGGAACAAGCTCCAGGGCAAGCCCGCGGGC encodes:
- a CDS encoding AsmA family protein, coding for MNKTLKIGLMVIGGLAALFIAACILLVLIVDPNEYKAEISKAVKEQTGRELKFEGDISFNFFPWLGLEVGPMALGNAPGFAPDEMVRINRAEASIRLLPLLSGDVAVGVVVLDGLTLNLAKNKQGVTNWDDLTKSDGSGDKAAEEKPAVESEAKGGQPESLSVEGVEIVNANIVYDDMQAGKKTSVTDLSLVVGAVGDKVRFPFELKFRLKLDDPKIDTNPVLAGLASFDQAAGTIQVDELKFSLLNLELTGLLFAKSKDGALSYSAELKLAKASVRQLMKELGMEAPATADPKVLEALSADLKVNGSDTAVSLENLTVKLDDTTLTAEGSVKNFDKPALSLTANVDAIDADRYLPPKSAKSENEAGQETAPAAKEEPAQEPDLAALRDLDLKAKLTVGKLKVMNLTITEILAQLTARNGVLTAKPLSLKLYDGGFNGQGVLNVTGPVAAWAKSGALTDVQAQGLITDLMGKDMLHGTTNAKYDLKGTGLTPDNIKKSISGTASFAFTDGAVMGVNVAKMLRDGWNKLQGKPAGKDEPAKTDFAELLGSATLTNGYIENKDLLMKSPLLRVTGKGWADLPKNTTDYTAVVTVVGTLEGQDGASLEDLKGLPLPIYVKGDLNDPSIGLDMKAMGEALFKGTFKQGTKGLEQQLKQNILGTPKTGTSGTTSGDAPKTNPLKGLFKKQ